One stretch of Cedecea neteri DNA includes these proteins:
- the flgC gene encoding flagellar basal body rod protein FlgC, with protein sequence MALLNIFDIAGSAMTAQSKRMNVAASNLANADSVTGPDGQPYRAKQVVFQVDAAPGAATGGVKVTKVVESDAPDKLVFQPGNPLADARGYVRMPNVDVVGEMVNSMSASRSYQANVEVLNTVKGMMMKTLTLGQ encoded by the coding sequence ATGGCCTTACTCAATATTTTCGACATCGCCGGTTCGGCTATGACCGCCCAGTCCAAGCGCATGAACGTGGCGGCAAGTAACCTCGCCAACGCCGACAGCGTGACCGGGCCAGACGGCCAGCCTTACCGCGCAAAACAGGTCGTTTTTCAGGTGGACGCAGCACCTGGTGCAGCGACCGGTGGCGTTAAAGTGACCAAAGTGGTGGAGAGCGATGCGCCGGATAAGCTGGTTTTCCAGCCGGGCAACCCGCTCGCAGACGCGCGCGGCTACGTGCGTATGCCTAACGTAGACGTGGTCGGCGAGATGGTGAACAGCATGTCTGCCTCCCGCAGCTACCAGGCCAACGTCGAGGTGCTCAACACCGTGAAGGGCATGATGATGAAAACGCTCACTCTCGGTCAGTAA